In the Deinococcus yavapaiensis KR-236 genome, CGGCGAAGCGGCCAAGGCGGGCCTCGTGGAGGCGAACTTGCGCCTCGTCGTGTCCATCGCCAAGAAGTCCGCCAACCGCGGCTTGAGCCTCTCGGACCTTATTCAAGAAGGCAACTCCGGCCTCATTCGCGCTGTGGAGAAGTACGAGTACCGTCGCGGCTTCAAGTTCTCCACGTACGCCACGTGGTGGATTCGCCAATCCGTCAACCGCGCCCTCGCCGACCAGTCGCGCACCATCCGCGTGCCCGTGCACATGGTCGAGACGATGACGCGCGCCGCGCGTATCACGCGGATGCTGGAGCAGGAACTGTCGCGCGAGCCCAGCACCGAGGAAGTCGCCGAGGCGCTCGGTCCGGGCTGGGACGCCGCGAAGGTGCAAGAAGTTCAGCGCATCGCGTGGGATCCCGTCTCGCTCGAAGCGCCCGTCGGCAGTGAAGGCGACACCTTCGTCGGGGACTTCATCGCGGACGATAATTTCGGCACGCCCGCCGAACGCAGCGACCGCGCGATGCTCTCCGAGGAGCTCGAAGCCGCCCTCGGCACCTTGTCCGAACGCGAAGCGCTCATCCTCAAGTTGCGCTCGGGCCTCATGGACGGACACGAGCACACGTTGGAGGAAGTCGGCAACCAGCTGGGCCTCACGCGTGAACGCGTTCGCCAACTCGAAGCGAAGGCGATCAAGAAGTTGCGCGCGCTGGAGCAAGAATCCCAAAAGCTGTACGACTACTTGCAAGAGTGACGCGCCGATGCGCGAAAGCTCCCCTCCCGGGGAGCTTTTTTGTTTCGACGCCACGATCCTTCGCTACGTCCCCCGCGAGGTGTTCGTCAGCACCTCCAACGCGCGGTGGTGATCGGCGTAGAACGACTCGGGCGCGGCGAGAGCGTCCGACAAGTTCCACCACTCGCCGCCGTTCGTCGGCTCGGCGTCGACTTCGTACGCGAGCATCACCTCCCGGCCGAGCAGGCTCCGGTCGGGATGATCGAAGATGCGGCAAAGCGACACATCGACGTCCACGTTCAAGTACCGCCGTAAGGACGCCTCGGCGCCCAGGCGTTCGAACAGCCGACCTCCCGGCAAAGTCCACAGCCCCGAGTTCGGGCGTTCGTCACGGCGTTTCAACCACACGCGGTCCCCTCGGCGTACGAGGGCGTGCACACTCAGGAACGTCGGCGGAACCGGCGCGTTCACGAACGCGGCGTGCCAACGGCGCACAAAGGCGTCGTCGTCACGCAACTCCGCGAAGGCGCTTTGCTCGCTAAAGACTTTAAGGAACGTCGCGACGGGCGGCGGGACGAGCCGTTCGATCGTGCCGAAGTCGAGATCGAACAGGGCTCGGCGCACGCGCGTCGCGCTGAGGTCCGACTTCACCCGCGTCGGCAAGTACGGCCAGTCGGGGAATTCCCGCAGGTACGTGCTGCTCGCGTCCTTCTCGTGCCCGATCAAGGCGACGCGCGTCGCGCCGAGCGCCCGACGCGCGACCTCTTCACGCACGGCGCGTGCCCAGAGCCGCATGTCGTACAAGT is a window encoding:
- a CDS encoding sigma-70 family RNA polymerase sigma factor, with the protein product MTQPAIRKRVRAGAPVASERVQTSPTTLPAPASVTEAPAATPPSTGAVPTPKRTTSKSSTTTAKKAAAKSTGTKTSTAKSTAAKTAARSTKTTRAGESSFAAVVDPATEPDLDFLELEAAELDADTSEEEEEVAASAVLSDDPLRQYFADIARVPLLTYEEEINLARRYEEGELARKQLDVTPDLDDRERRRLRALVIDGEAAKAGLVEANLRLVVSIAKKSANRGLSLSDLIQEGNSGLIRAVEKYEYRRGFKFSTYATWWIRQSVNRALADQSRTIRVPVHMVETMTRAARITRMLEQELSREPSTEEVAEALGPGWDAAKVQEVQRIAWDPVSLEAPVGSEGDTFVGDFIADDNFGTPAERSDRAMLSEELEAALGTLSEREALILKLRSGLMDGHEHTLEEVGNQLGLTRERVRQLEAKAIKKLRALEQESQKLYDYLQE
- a CDS encoding adenylyltransferase/cytidyltransferase family protein; protein product: MTSAFSHGVFVGRFQPPHTTHLAVMLEALARVDVLVIVLGSTRSARTPKNPFTDEERREMIAVALDYAGVPRERFVFGGVRDLYDMRLWARAVREEVARRALGATRVALIGHEKDASSTYLREFPDWPYLPTRVKSDLSATRVRRALFDLDFGTIERLVPPPVATFLKVFSEQSAFAELRDDDAFVRRWHAAFVNAPVPPTFLSVHALVRRGDRVWLKRRDERPNSGLWTLPGGRLFERLGAEASLRRYLNVDVDVSLCRIFDHPDRSLLGREVMLAYEVDAEPTNGGEWWNLSDALAAPESFYADHHRALEVLTNTSRGT